One genomic region from Betaproteobacteria bacterium encodes:
- the gatA gene encoding Asp-tRNA(Asn)/Glu-tRNA(Gln) amidotransferase subunit GatA has protein sequence MPLTDASRLSLAALRAALDAKQVSATELAEHFLARAERALSLNTFLHVDRGLTLLQAQDADARIARGEVGSLTGIPVAHKDIFVTQGWRSTAGSKMLADYVSPFDATVVEKLGTAAPTGAGMVCLGKLNCDEFAMGSSNENSAFGTVRNPWNPEKIPGGSSGGSAAAVAAGLTPAATGTDTGGSLRQPAAMCGITAIKPTYGRVSRYGMIAFASSLDQGGPMARSAADCALLLDAMAGFDERDSTSLNTPEAQTPVLAAFSKACASNASAGAPLQGVRIGVPREFFGDGLATDVADRVEEALREFEKLGATRVDISLPRTKLSIPAYYVLAPAEASSNLSRFDGMRYGHRAQEYRDLNDMIERSRAEGFGAEVKRRILTGAYVLSHGYYDAYYLQAQRVRRLIGQDFQDAFKSCDFIMGPVAPTTAWSIGAKSSDPVAMYLEDIFTLGVSLAGLPGMSAPCGFDLGGLPVGLQIIGNYFDEGRMLAIAHQYQQVTDWHLRIPEAFK, from the coding sequence ATGCCATTAACGGACGCATCGCGATTGTCGCTTGCCGCGTTACGCGCGGCGCTGGATGCGAAACAAGTCTCCGCGACCGAGTTGGCGGAGCATTTTCTGGCGCGCGCCGAGCGGGCGCTGTCGCTCAATACCTTCTTGCACGTCGATCGCGGACTCACGCTGCTTCAGGCGCAGGACGCCGACGCCCGCATCGCCCGTGGTGAGGTGGGATCCCTTACCGGCATTCCCGTCGCGCACAAGGATATTTTTGTCACGCAAGGCTGGCGCTCAACGGCAGGATCGAAAATGCTCGCCGACTACGTGTCGCCGTTCGATGCCACCGTGGTCGAGAAACTTGGAACAGCGGCGCCAACCGGCGCGGGCATGGTGTGCCTGGGCAAGCTTAACTGTGATGAATTCGCCATGGGTTCGTCGAATGAAAATTCCGCATTCGGCACGGTCAGGAATCCATGGAATCCGGAGAAAATTCCAGGAGGCTCGTCGGGCGGTTCGGCCGCGGCCGTCGCCGCCGGGCTCACGCCCGCCGCAACTGGTACCGATACCGGCGGTTCATTGCGGCAACCCGCCGCGATGTGCGGCATTACCGCCATCAAACCGACCTATGGCCGGGTTTCGCGTTACGGCATGATTGCCTTTGCTTCCAGCCTGGATCAGGGCGGGCCGATGGCGCGCAGTGCGGCGGATTGCGCGCTGCTGCTCGATGCCATGGCTGGATTCGATGAACGCGATTCCACGAGTTTAAATACCCCGGAGGCCCAAACGCCAGTATTGGCGGCCTTCTCCAAGGCATGCGCCTCAAACGCCAGCGCTGGCGCGCCTCTCCAAGGGGTGCGTATTGGCGTTCCGAGGGAGTTTTTCGGCGATGGTCTCGCGACCGATGTGGCGGATCGCGTGGAAGAAGCCCTAAGGGAATTTGAAAAACTCGGCGCCACGCGCGTCGACATTTCGCTACCGCGAACCAAGTTGTCGATCCCGGCGTATTACGTTCTCGCCCCGGCGGAAGCCTCGAGCAATCTTTCCCGCTTCGACGGGATGCGCTATGGGCATCGCGCACAGGAATATCGCGACTTGAATGACATGATCGAGCGTTCGCGCGCCGAGGGTTTCGGGGCGGAAGTGAAGCGGCGTATTCTCACCGGCGCTTACGTACTGTCGCACGGCTACTACGATGCCTATTATTTGCAGGCACAACGCGTTCGCCGGCTGATTGGCCAGGATTTTCAGGATGCATTCAAGTCCTGCGATTTCATCATGGGGCCTGTCGCGCCGACGACGGCATGGAGCATCGGCGCAAAATCGAGTGACCCCGTCGCGATGTATCTGGAAGACATTTTCACGCTGGGCGTGAGTCTCGCCGGTTTGCCCGGGATGTCCGCACCCTGCGGTTTCGACCTCGGCGGCTTGCCGGTTGGTCTGCAGATCATCGGTAATTATTTCGATGAGGGCCGCATGCTGGCGATCGCGCATCAGTATCAGCAAGTCACCGACTGGCACCTCCGAATACCGGAGGCATTCAAATGA
- the xth gene encoding exodeoxyribonuclease III, translated as MRIITVNCNGIRSATSKGMFTWLKRQKPDVICLQEIKAMEADVPDEARPWKKWHAFYHSADKKGYAGVALYCKREPDRVQIGTGIKWIDAEGRYLQADFGNLSIITLYLPSGSASEAAQAKKFRFLEVFMPYLQKLKKSGREVIIVGDWNIAHKEIDLKNWRGNKKNSGFLPEEREWLTKLFDDVGYVDVFRRLIPLPDQYTWWSNRGAAWEKNVGWRIDYHIATPGIAAVAEYARIYKAERFSDHAPLCIDYDYTL; from the coding sequence ATGCGCATCATTACAGTCAATTGCAACGGCATCCGCTCGGCCACCTCCAAGGGCATGTTCACCTGGCTGAAGCGCCAGAAGCCCGATGTCATCTGTCTGCAGGAAATCAAGGCGATGGAAGCCGATGTGCCGGACGAGGCGCGGCCATGGAAGAAATGGCACGCTTTTTATCACTCCGCGGACAAGAAGGGCTATGCCGGCGTGGCGTTGTATTGCAAACGCGAGCCGGATCGTGTGCAGATTGGCACCGGCATCAAGTGGATCGATGCCGAGGGCCGTTACCTGCAGGCTGATTTCGGCAATCTGTCGATCATTACACTGTATCTGCCGTCGGGATCGGCGTCGGAAGCCGCACAGGCCAAGAAATTCCGCTTTCTTGAAGTCTTCATGCCTTATCTGCAGAAGCTCAAGAAGAGCGGCCGCGAGGTCATCATCGTCGGCGACTGGAATATCGCGCACAAGGAAATCGATCTCAAGAACTGGCGCGGCAACAAGAAGAACTCCGGCTTCCTGCCCGAGGAGCGCGAATGGTTGACCAAATTGTTCGACGACGTGGGGTATGTGGACGTATTCCGCCGCCTGATACCGCTGCCGGATCAATACACATGGTGGTCGAATCGCGGGGCGGCCTGGGAAAAAAACGTCGGCTGGCGCATCGATTACCACATCGCCACGCCAGGCATCGCGGCGGTAGCGGAATATGCGCGCATCTACAAGGCGGAACGCTTCAGCGATCATGCGCCGCTGTGTATCGATTACGACTACACCCTATAA
- a CDS encoding rod shape-determining protein yields MFSLFPKYFTTDLAIDLGTANTLIYLRGKGIVLDEPSVVAIRQDAGPNSKKTIQAVGLAAKMMLGRTPGNITAIRPMKDGVIADFHTTEHMLKFFIKKVHDAQWYRPSPRIVICVPCGSTQVERRAIRESAVAAGASQVFLIEEPMAAAIGAGLPIAEPTGSMVVDIGGGTTEVGVISLGGIVYSASVRVGGDKFDEAIINYIRRNYGMLIGESTAEKIKKTIGSAFPGSEVREMEVKGRNLAEGIPRSFTISSNEILEALTEPLNSIVSAVKSALEQTPPELGADIAEKGMVLTGGGALLRDLDRLLVEETGLPVIVADDPLTCVVRGSGRALEEMDKLGSVFTNEL; encoded by the coding sequence ATGTTTTCGCTCTTCCCGAAATATTTCACCACCGATCTCGCGATCGATCTGGGTACCGCCAATACGCTGATTTATTTGCGCGGCAAAGGCATTGTTCTTGACGAGCCGTCGGTCGTCGCAATTCGGCAGGATGCCGGGCCGAACTCGAAGAAAACCATCCAGGCGGTCGGCTTGGCCGCAAAAATGATGTTGGGCCGCACGCCCGGCAACATCACCGCCATCCGGCCGATGAAAGATGGCGTGATCGCCGACTTTCACACTACCGAGCACATGCTCAAGTTCTTCATCAAGAAGGTGCATGACGCGCAGTGGTATCGCCCGAGTCCCCGCATTGTGATTTGCGTGCCCTGCGGTTCCACTCAGGTTGAGCGCCGTGCGATTCGTGAATCCGCCGTGGCCGCGGGTGCATCGCAAGTATTCCTGATCGAAGAACCGATGGCCGCGGCCATTGGCGCTGGCTTGCCGATCGCCGAACCGACTGGCTCAATGGTGGTTGATATCGGCGGCGGCACCACGGAGGTCGGCGTGATCTCGCTGGGCGGCATCGTTTATTCCGCGTCGGTGCGCGTGGGTGGCGACAAGTTCGACGAGGCCATCATCAATTACATCCGCCGCAACTACGGCATGCTGATCGGAGAATCGACGGCCGAGAAAATCAAGAAAACCATCGGCTCCGCGTTCCCGGGATCGGAAGTGCGCGAGATGGAAGTAAAGGGCCGCAACCTGGCCGAGGGCATTCCGCGCTCGTTCACCATTTCATCGAACGAAATCCTCGAAGCGCTGACAGAACCGTTGAACTCGATCGTGTCCGCCGTGAAATCCGCTCTGGAACAAACGCCGCCTGAACTCGGCGCCGATATCGCCGAAAAAGGCATGGTGCTCACCGGCGGCGGCGCGTTGCTGCGCGATCTCGATCGCCTGCTGGTGGAAGAGACCGGTCTGCCCGTCATCGTCGCCGACGATCCGCTCACCTGCGTGGTGCGCGGTTCAGGCCGGGCGCTGGAAGAGATGGACAAGCTGGGTTCGGTTTTCACCAACGAGCTTTAA
- a CDS encoding ATP-binding cassette domain-containing protein, with amino-acid sequence MIRITNLTLARGPKRLFEGANLTLFPGHKVGLIGPNGCGKTSLFALLRGLLHQDAGEVDMPSKWVIAHVAQETPQSHRNAIDYALDGDTELRAVESDLAKAELEHESGEKIAELHAHYDHIGGYVSKSRGAALLSGLGFNEEQQNRPVAEFSGGWRMRLNLAQALMCRSDLLLLDEPTNHLDLDAVMWLEDWLAAYTGTLLLITHDRDFLDAVVNKVIHVDNQKLNEYTGNYSAFEKTRALQLSVQQAQHQKQQKQIAHLQSFVNRFKAKATKAKQAQSRVKTLEKMELIAAAHVDSPFEFSFREPDAKPRQLLHLKEATLGYENRDILQNVEWRLFYGDKIGLLGPNGAGKSTLVKSLAGTLPLKRGGRYEGQGLKIGYFAQHQVEQLRREESCLQHMKRLDPNVREQEFRNFLGGFDFRGDRVMEPIAPFSGGEKARLALALIVWEKPNLLLLDEPTNHLDIDMREAVAEALQDFDGTLVVVAHDRHLLKATTDTLWLVADGKVAEFDGDLDDYKQWARTYAIAHQKGKGQQTRGVSGEKGLEGAPMLELDGSGRKAQKRAEAEIRRQSYAAKKPLEDKRNKLEKEMATLNREKADIETWLAQEDAYAEENKTLMLDFLKRQGEVADGIAALEWQWLEVQQKLEEVTA; translated from the coding sequence ATGATTCGTATTACCAATTTAACCCTCGCCCGCGGCCCCAAGCGCCTGTTCGAGGGCGCCAACCTCACCCTGTTCCCCGGCCACAAAGTTGGCCTGATCGGGCCGAACGGCTGCGGCAAGACCAGCCTGTTTGCGTTGCTGCGCGGCCTGTTGCATCAGGACGCTGGCGAAGTCGATATGCCGTCAAAGTGGGTCATCGCCCACGTCGCGCAGGAAACGCCACAAAGCCACCGCAACGCGATCGACTATGCGCTCGACGGTGATACCGAATTGCGCGCGGTCGAAAGTGATCTGGCGAAGGCGGAACTCGAACACGAATCCGGCGAAAAGATCGCCGAACTGCATGCGCATTACGACCACATCGGCGGTTATGTATCGAAGTCGCGTGGCGCGGCGCTGCTGTCGGGCCTGGGTTTCAATGAAGAACAGCAGAATCGTCCGGTGGCGGAATTTTCCGGCGGCTGGCGCATGCGGCTCAACCTCGCGCAGGCGCTGATGTGCCGCTCCGACCTGCTGCTGCTCGATGAGCCCACCAACCACCTCGATCTCGATGCCGTGATGTGGCTGGAAGACTGGCTGGCGGCCTACACCGGCACGCTGCTGCTGATCACCCATGACCGCGATTTTCTGGATGCGGTGGTGAACAAGGTCATCCACGTCGACAACCAGAAACTGAACGAGTACACCGGCAACTATTCGGCGTTTGAAAAGACCCGCGCGCTGCAGCTCTCCGTCCAGCAGGCCCAGCACCAGAAACAGCAAAAACAGATCGCGCACTTGCAGTCGTTCGTCAATCGCTTCAAGGCCAAGGCCACCAAGGCCAAGCAAGCGCAGAGCCGCGTGAAGACGTTGGAAAAAATGGAGCTGATCGCCGCCGCGCACGTCGATTCGCCGTTCGAATTTTCATTTCGCGAGCCCGACGCCAAGCCACGCCAGTTGCTGCATCTGAAAGAAGCGACACTCGGATATGAGAATCGCGACATCCTGCAGAACGTCGAATGGCGATTGTTTTACGGTGACAAGATCGGCCTGCTCGGCCCCAATGGTGCGGGCAAATCCACGCTGGTGAAATCATTGGCGGGCACGCTGCCGCTGAAGCGTGGTGGGCGCTACGAAGGCCAGGGGCTGAAGATCGGCTACTTCGCGCAGCATCAGGTCGAGCAATTGCGGCGCGAGGAATCCTGCCTGCAGCACATGAAGCGCCTCGACCCGAATGTGCGCGAACAGGAATTCCGCAATTTCCTGGGCGGCTTCGATTTTCGTGGTGACCGGGTGATGGAGCCCATCGCGCCGTTTTCCGGAGGCGAAAAAGCGCGCCTGGCGCTGGCGCTGATCGTCTGGGAAAAACCGAATCTTCTGTTGCTCGATGAGCCGACCAATCACCTTGATATCGACATGCGCGAAGCCGTGGCGGAAGCGTTGCAGGATTTCGATGGCACGCTGGTCGTGGTCGCGCACGACCGGCATTTGCTGAAAGCCACCACCGACACCTTGTGGCTGGTGGCGGACGGCAAAGTCGCCGAATTTGATGGCGACCTCGATGATTACAAGCAATGGGCGCGCACGTACGCCATTGCGCATCAAAAGGGCAAAGGCCAGCAAACACGCGGTGTTTCAGGCGAAAAAGGCCTGGAAGGCGCACCCATGCTGGAGTTGGATGGATCGGGGCGAAAGGCGCAGAAGCGCGCGGAAGCCGAAATCCGGCGCCAAAGCTATGCCGCGAAAAAACCGCTGGAAGACAAGCGCAACAAGCTTGAAAAGGAAATGGCCACGCTAAACCGCGAGAAGGCCGACATCGAAACCTGGCTCGCGCAGGAAGACGCCTATGCCGAAGAAAACAAAACCCTGATGCTGGATTTCCTCAAGCGTCAGGGCGAAGTCGCCGATGGTATTGCCGCGCTCGAATGGCAATGGCTTGAGGTTCAGCAGAAGCTGGAAGAAGTCACCGCCTAG
- a CDS encoding homoserine O-acetyltransferase, with translation MIATPQSAHFAEPLPLASGATLRAYDLAFETYGTLNADKSNAILICHALNASHHVAGTYENEPNNVGWWDNMIGPGKPVDTNRFYVIGVNNLGSCFGSTGPLSTNPDNGRHYGADFPLVTVEDWVDSHLRLIEQLGIGKLAAVMGGSLGGMQAMCWAYRYPDRVANSLVIAAAPNLSAQNIAFNEVARQAIMTDPQFHGGAFGDLHVKPKNGLTVARMIGHITYISDDQMESKFGRGLREGLKFSFEPEFQIESYLRYQGEKFSEYYDANTYLRVTKALDYFDPARDYGGNLAMALAPASAKFLVISFTTDWRFSPARSREVVKALLHEKKNVTYAEIEAPHGHDAFLLDDPQYLGVVRAFLARVAT, from the coding sequence ATGATCGCAACACCACAGTCCGCGCATTTCGCCGAGCCGCTGCCGCTGGCCAGCGGCGCGACCTTGCGCGCCTACGATCTGGCGTTTGAAACCTACGGCACGTTAAACGCCGACAAATCCAATGCCATCCTGATCTGTCACGCGCTCAATGCCTCGCACCATGTCGCGGGCACGTACGAGAACGAACCCAATAACGTCGGCTGGTGGGACAACATGATCGGCCCGGGCAAGCCGGTGGATACCAACCGCTTCTATGTCATTGGCGTGAATAATCTCGGGTCTTGCTTCGGCTCCACCGGTCCGCTGTCGACCAATCCCGACAACGGTCGCCATTACGGCGCGGATTTTCCGCTGGTCACGGTGGAGGATTGGGTCGATTCGCACTTGCGATTGATCGAACAACTCGGTATCGGCAAATTGGCCGCGGTGATGGGCGGCTCGCTGGGCGGCATGCAGGCGATGTGCTGGGCGTATCGCTACCCGGATCGCGTGGCGAATTCACTGGTGATTGCGGCGGCACCCAATCTGTCGGCACAGAATATTGCCTTCAATGAAGTCGCGCGCCAAGCGATCATGACCGATCCGCAATTTCATGGCGGCGCCTTTGGCGACCTGCATGTGAAGCCCAAGAACGGCCTCACCGTCGCGCGCATGATCGGACACATCACCTATATCTCCGACGACCAGATGGAAAGCAAATTTGGCCGCGGCCTGCGCGAAGGGCTGAAGTTTTCCTTTGAACCGGAGTTTCAGATCGAGTCCTACCTGCGCTACCAGGGCGAAAAATTTTCCGAGTATTACGACGCGAACACCTATCTGCGCGTCACCAAGGCGCTGGATTATTTCGACCCGGCGCGTGACTACGGCGGCAACCTAGCCATGGCGCTGGCGCCGGCAAGCGCGAAATTCCTGGTGATCTCATTCACCACCGACTGGCGATTTTCACCGGCGCGTTCGCGTGAAGTCGTCAAGGCGCTGCTGCACGAAAAGAAGAACGTGACCTACGCGGAAATTGAAGCGCCGCACGGCCACGATGCGTTCCTGCTTGATGATCCGCAGTACCTCGGCGTGGTAAGGGCGTTTCTGGCGAGGGTCGCGACGTGA
- a CDS encoding DUF4124 domain-containing protein — protein MKFITFTTLSVSLAAAIAAMPAHALFKCVDERGVTLYGDTMPPQCAKKAITEMSKQGSVIKQYDAPLTAEQLKVQDDERERRKEHEKKLTEQRLKDHALIATYGSEREFDMARDKDLATLEARKKTLASRNEDIDANFTKLQNEMEFYKAGKSKASKSKEAPPQLAQDFNRAKTDRANLDRELAKVDTDRAAVTARYDTEKSRWKKLKGGMPAGTLLDDKGEIAVKPELPTQIVGQSTIIPGRPKGIATCEGKIYECSLGLSYTCRAPNVGGPGINVKIVACLETRR, from the coding sequence ATGAAATTCATTACTTTTACTACTTTGTCTGTTTCGCTGGCGGCAGCAATCGCCGCCATGCCAGCCCATGCCTTGTTTAAATGTGTAGACGAGAGGGGTGTTACCCTCTACGGCGACACCATGCCGCCCCAATGCGCCAAGAAGGCCATCACCGAGATGAGCAAGCAGGGCAGCGTGATCAAGCAATACGACGCACCGCTAACCGCCGAGCAACTGAAGGTTCAGGATGACGAACGGGAACGCCGCAAGGAGCACGAAAAGAAGTTGACTGAACAGCGGCTGAAAGATCATGCCCTGATCGCCACCTACGGTTCTGAGCGGGAATTTGACATGGCACGTGACAAGGACCTCGCCACGCTGGAAGCGCGCAAGAAGACGCTCGCCTCGCGCAATGAGGATATCGACGCGAATTTCACCAAGCTTCAGAACGAGATGGAGTTCTACAAGGCCGGCAAGAGCAAGGCGTCCAAGAGCAAGGAGGCGCCGCCGCAATTGGCGCAGGATTTCAATCGCGCCAAGACCGATCGTGCGAATCTCGACCGTGAACTTGCCAAGGTCGATACGGATCGGGCCGCGGTCACGGCGCGCTACGATACGGAGAAGTCGCGCTGGAAGAAACTCAAAGGCGGCATGCCGGCCGGAACGCTGCTCGACGATAAAGGTGAAATCGCCGTCAAACCTGAACTGCCCACGCAGATTGTGGGCCAATCGACGATCATTCCGGGGCGGCCGAAAGGCATCGCCACCTGCGAAGGCAAGATCTATGAGTGCTCACTCGGTCTCTCCTATACATGCCGCGCGCCCAACGTGGGCGGCCCCGGTATCAATGTAAAAATTGTGGCTTGCCTCGAGACGCGCCGCTGA
- a CDS encoding FMN-binding negative transcriptional regulator: MAMYTPAHFAESDGERVAAIIERYGFATLISAAGENVHITHAPLLLDRDRGPQGTLVGHIARTNPHATALADGDTVTALFHGPHGYVSPTWYEAPGVPTWNYAAVHVHGTVRRVDDAGAKWQIITRLSAQYETGSANPWNPELKKEQWWKMLDAIVGFEIAITAVEAKFKLSQNRPRKDQENVIARFGADAHPDSHAMAAMMRENLERKEINK, encoded by the coding sequence ATGGCCATGTATACCCCCGCACACTTTGCCGAATCGGACGGCGAGCGCGTTGCAGCGATAATCGAACGCTACGGATTCGCCACCCTTATCTCTGCCGCTGGCGAAAACGTGCATATTACCCATGCCCCGCTGTTGCTCGATCGCGATCGTGGTCCGCAAGGCACATTGGTCGGCCATATCGCCCGGACCAATCCGCATGCGACCGCGCTAGCCGATGGCGACACCGTGACGGCACTTTTTCATGGTCCGCACGGCTACGTTTCCCCCACGTGGTATGAGGCACCGGGCGTGCCGACCTGGAACTATGCGGCTGTGCACGTACATGGCACGGTGCGGCGCGTGGATGATGCCGGCGCCAAGTGGCAGATCATCACCCGCTTGTCGGCGCAATATGAAACGGGTTCGGCGAACCCGTGGAATCCGGAATTGAAGAAAGAGCAATGGTGGAAGATGCTGGATGCGATCGTTGGTTTTGAAATCGCTATCACCGCCGTCGAAGCGAAGTTCAAGCTTTCACAAAACCGCCCACGGAAGGACCAGGAGAACGTGATTGCGCGCTTTGGGGCAGACGCGCATCCGGACAGTCACGCCATGGCGGCGATGATGCGGGAAAACCTGGAACGGAAAGAAATCAACAAATAA
- the mreC gene encoding rod shape-determining protein MreC, producing MSAYQENFFARGPSALARLTFFSLIAIAVMVADHRFQALSVVRLGVSAVITPIEQALRFPGIFARNTGEYFSDQKRLLEENARLKAEVLELAAASQQSLLIRAEQTYLGELAAVDKRFGDRGIVAEIIRDARNPFARKIIIDKGISQGLASGLAVIDGKGVVGQVTAVGLLSSEVTLTTEKDQAVPVMVVRNGVRAIAVGTGREGTIDVPFIPVGADIQVGDALVTSGIDGTYPAGLSVARVTLVDKNPAFPFARISANPAAGTDQYRFVKVLTQQELREYPRPDVKADEKLPPRERGSAGKRREGREGK from the coding sequence ATGTCCGCATACCAGGAAAACTTTTTCGCCCGCGGCCCCAGCGCACTCGCCCGCCTGACATTTTTTTCGCTCATCGCGATTGCCGTGATGGTCGCCGATCATCGCTTTCAGGCCCTTTCGGTGGTGCGCCTCGGCGTATCGGCTGTGATTACGCCCATTGAGCAAGCGCTGCGTTTTCCGGGAATCTTCGCCCGAAATACCGGCGAATATTTTTCCGATCAGAAACGGCTGCTTGAAGAAAACGCCCGCCTGAAGGCAGAGGTGCTGGAGCTTGCTGCCGCCAGCCAGCAATCGTTGCTGATTCGGGCGGAGCAGACTTACCTGGGCGAGCTTGCCGCGGTCGACAAACGCTTCGGCGACCGTGGAATCGTCGCTGAAATAATCCGCGACGCCCGCAACCCTTTTGCCCGCAAGATCATCATCGACAAGGGTATTTCGCAAGGCCTGGCGAGCGGCCTCGCCGTCATCGACGGCAAGGGCGTGGTGGGACAAGTGACCGCTGTCGGCTTGCTGTCCTCGGAGGTCACCCTGACGACCGAGAAGGACCAGGCGGTGCCGGTAATGGTGGTACGCAATGGCGTACGCGCCATCGCTGTTGGTACCGGCCGCGAAGGTACGATCGATGTGCCGTTCATTCCGGTCGGGGCGGATATCCAGGTGGGTGATGCCCTCGTTACGTCGGGCATCGACGGCACTTATCCGGCGGGACTCTCAGTTGCACGCGTGACCCTGGTGGACAAGAATCCGGCGTTTCCGTTTGCACGCATTTCCGCCAATCCGGCGGCCGGCACCGACCAATATCGGTTTGTAAAAGTGCTGACGCAGCAAGAATTGCGCGAGTACCCGCGCCCGGATGTGAAGGCCGACGAAAAGCTTCCGCCGCGCGAGCGTGGTAGCGCCGGCAAGCGTCGCGAAGGCCGTGAGGGTAAATGA
- the metW gene encoding methionine biosynthesis protein MetW translates to MITRKDFEAISNWIQPGTSVLDLGCGDGSLLVNLQETRNIIGYGIENDDAGILQCVANGVNVIQSNLESGLKEIDDGAFDYVILSQTLQAMKRTEAVIDEMLRVGREAIVTFPNFGYWKHRWQILNGRMPVSDNLPYQWYDTPNVHMCTVADFDAFCARKHLRVLSRLVMNHDREQPVLPNLLGTLALYRFAK, encoded by the coding sequence GTGATCACCCGCAAAGACTTTGAAGCGATCTCCAACTGGATCCAGCCCGGCACCTCGGTGCTGGATCTCGGCTGCGGCGACGGCTCATTGCTGGTGAATCTGCAGGAGACCCGCAACATCATCGGCTACGGTATCGAGAATGACGACGCCGGCATTCTGCAATGCGTGGCCAATGGCGTGAACGTGATTCAGTCCAACCTCGAATCCGGCCTGAAGGAAATCGACGACGGCGCGTTCGACTACGTGATTCTTTCCCAGACCCTGCAGGCGATGAAACGCACCGAAGCCGTCATCGACGAAATGCTGCGCGTCGGCCGCGAAGCCATCGTTACCTTTCCCAATTTCGGCTATTGGAAACACCGCTGGCAAATTCTCAATGGCCGCATGCCGGTCTCCGACAATCTTCCCTACCAGTGGTACGACACGCCGAACGTGCACATGTGCACGGTGGCAGATTTCGATGCGTTCTGCGCACGGAAGCACTTGCGGGTGCTGAGCCGATTGGTGATGAACCATGATCGCGAGCAACCGGTGCTGCCGAACTTGTTGGGGACGCTGGCGCTGTATCGCTTCGCGAAGTAG
- the pyrE gene encoding orotate phosphoribosyltransferase has translation MTAPTDFRQQFVEFAIRQNALCFGEFKTKAGRLSPYFFNSGLFSDGASLAALGRFYAKAALASGIKIDTIFGPAYKGITLAAAMAVALAEMGHNLPFCFNRKEAKDHGEGGLIVGAPLKGNVLIVDDVITDGASKRESVEMIRAVGATPVGVLIALDRQERGVKDGNTRSAAQEFAQMYGVPVIAVATLDDIVAFLMRQGDENDKLTKIQAYRQKYGADL, from the coding sequence ATGACTGCCCCGACCGACTTTCGCCAGCAATTCGTTGAATTCGCCATCCGCCAGAACGCGCTGTGTTTTGGCGAATTCAAGACAAAGGCGGGACGGCTTTCCCCCTATTTTTTCAATTCCGGACTGTTCAGCGATGGCGCGTCATTGGCGGCGCTGGGCCGTTTCTACGCTAAGGCGGCACTGGCCTCGGGCATCAAAATCGACACCATTTTCGGCCCCGCCTACAAAGGCATCACGCTGGCCGCGGCCATGGCGGTGGCACTTGCCGAAATGGGGCACAACCTGCCGTTTTGCTTCAATCGCAAGGAAGCCAAGGATCATGGCGAGGGGGGATTGATCGTCGGCGCCCCGCTCAAGGGCAATGTTTTGATCGTTGACGACGTGATTACCGACGGCGCCTCCAAGCGGGAATCGGTCGAAATGATTCGTGCGGTAGGCGCGACGCCAGTAGGCGTACTAATTGCTTTGGATCGACAGGAGCGCGGCGTCAAGGACGGCAACACACGTTCCGCGGCGCAGGAGTTCGCGCAAATGTACGGTGTACCGGTAATTGCTGTCGCCACCCTGGACGATATCGTTGCTTTTCTAATGCGTCAGGGAGACGAAAACGATAAACTCACCAAAATTCAGGCGTATCGCCAAAAATATGGCGCCGACCTTTAA
- the gatC gene encoding Asp-tRNA(Asn)/Glu-tRNA(Gln) amidotransferase subunit GatC, with protein MELHTDDLKRLARLARIAVSDNDVTLLQSQLNGIFGLIDELQAVDTRGIEPLSHPLDVVQPMAQRLREDRVTETDQRSANLANAPAQENGLFLVPKVLE; from the coding sequence ATGGAACTCCACACCGACGATTTGAAACGCCTTGCGCGTCTGGCGCGAATAGCTGTGTCAGACAACGATGTCACGCTGCTGCAATCGCAACTGAACGGTATCTTCGGCCTGATTGACGAACTGCAGGCCGTGGACACGCGGGGGATCGAGCCGCTGTCGCATCCATTGGATGTCGTACAGCCGATGGCCCAACGCCTGCGCGAGGATCGCGTGACGGAAACTGATCAGCGCAGCGCCAACCTCGCCAATGCGCCGGCGCAGGAGAATGGACTGTTCCTGGTGCCAAAGGTTCTCGAGTGA